ACCTTCTCCTGCTCCTCTTGCATGCGGGCGTCCTCCATTTCCGGCCCAAAGCCTTCAAAGTAGGACAGCTTGTCGTCCAGCTCCGAGCGTGTGTCGGAGGCCACCTGCCGCGAGCGCTTCGACAGAATGGCGACGGTCTCGTAGAGGTTGCCGGTCTTTTCGGCCAGCTTGTCCAGGTCTAACGTTTCAATTGCCATGGTAGAGCGGGGCTGCTTCGAAAAAAAGTGGGGGCTCAGGGGCGTGGGCACCGGTGCCGGTGCGGCCTCACAAACAGGTGTTCAGGGACGCACCCATTCCGTCTCGCCCACGGACACATATTTGGTCTGCCGTTACGAATCTAGAAACTGACGAATTCGGGTGAGGGTTTCCTCGACCGCGGTGTCCAGGTCATCATTCACGACCACCGTGTCGCAGTCGTCGGCCTTGTCCATTTCCTGTTCGACCCGGTCGAGGCGCTCCTGAAGGGATTCGCGGTCTTCGGTGCCGCGTCCTTCGAGCCGGCGCCGCAACTC
This portion of the Salinibacter grassmerensis genome encodes:
- a CDS encoding DNA-directed RNA polymerase subunit omega, which gives rise to MAIETLDLDKLAEKTGNLYETVAILSKRSRQVASDTRSELDDKLSYFEGFGPEMEDARMQEEQEKVSLEYEREPEPTEVAIDEFLEDKIYYRKPDDE